Genomic window (Paraglaciecola psychrophila 170):
GTATTGATATTCCATGGGGTATGACTTGGTTAGACAAAAAAACCATACTGGTATCCGATCGTAAAGGTGAATTACGGGTTATCAGCAACGGTTTATTATTAAATGAAAAGGTCACTGGTTTACCGGAACTACGTGCTCAAGGCCAAGGCGGCCTTTTAGATGTCATAGTCGATCCAAATTATGCTCAAAATAATCTGATATATTTTTCTTATTCTGGCCTAGAAGGCGAAGGTGATGGTGCGCATACCTCGGTTATGCGTGCTAAATTACAAGATTTTAAGCTCACTGATCAAACCGTTATTTTTGAAGCGGGCCCCAACACCACAAAAGGCCAACATTACGGCAGCCGCCTGGCATTCGATAAACAAGGTTATTTGTATATCTCCAGTGGTGATCGAGGAAACCGTGACGTCAATCCACAGCGCTTAGACCGAGACGCAGGTAAAATCCATAGAATTAATAGCGATGGCAGCATCCCTGCAGATAATCCATTTGTCGGGCATGAAAACGCCAATCCGTCTATTTATTCATATGGCCATAGAAATCCTCAGGGTATGGCGATGCACCCCATAACAGGCGATATATGGACTCACGAACATGGTCCCAAAGGTGGTGATGAGATCAATATCATCCAACCAAGCGCAAACTATGGCTGGCCAGTGATTAGCTATGGTGTGAATTATAGCGGCTCATCTTTTACTGAGCTGACTGAAAAAGAGGGAATGCAACAGCCACAATGGTATTGGGTTCCTTCTATTGCGCCATCAGGCATGACTTTTGTGACTAGCGGTATCTACCCCGATTGGAAAGGTAAGATAATAGTGGGCTCATTAAAGTTTGCCTATCTAGTTGCGCTTGAATTAGAGGGGGATAAGGTACTCAGCCAAGAAATATTGTTTCCCGGAATAGGCCGAGTACGAAATGTTACGCAAGGTGCTGATGGGTATATATATGTGGCGACCGATGGCGCTGGAATATTTAAAATAGTACCTTCGGGCACTATATAGTTCAAAAAAATCCAGCCGTATATTTTTAATCTCTACGGCTTTAATTCCTCGCCCTTTGGGTTATGAAGCATTGTTGAACAATGCGAAGCGATTGAAAACAGTTAATACCTTGTCCGCTTGCGGAGGAAGTATTTATTATGTGGGCTTATTCCTTCTCTAGATTGGTTGGTATTTCGCTAATATTGACTTTAAAGCATCGGTATTTATAGGCTTGGTAAGATACTCGTTCATGCCTGCTTCAAGACACTTTTCTCGTTCACTATTCATGGTATTTGCAGTTAGGGCAATGATGGGGATTTTGCTAAACAGTTCGCCAGCAGCACCTGCTCGCAAGCGTCGCGTCGCTTCGTAACCATCCAGATTAGGCATCTGACAATCCATAAGTATCAGATCAAATGTTGACGTCTGAGTATGAGTGAGCATAGCAAGGGCTTCAAGCCCATCGTTCGCAACATCTACCTTAATTTCAAGGCTGTTTAAGATGGCAATCATCACCTCCTGATTGATAAGATTATCTTCGACCAGAAGGACGCGCAGTTTAGAAAAATTAGCTAAAAAAGTGGTAGTACGAGTTTGTTTTTCTGAGCTATTACGGGATCTGGAGAAACAAGTTGAACTGAGAATTGGAACACTGATCCCTCCCCTAGCTTACTCTGAGCCGTTATGCCACCGCCCATTAATTCACAGATCTGCTTGGTGATCGCCAGACCCAGACCAGTACCGCCAAAATTCCTTGTTGTTGACATATCTGCTTGCGAGAACGAATCGAAAAGGTAAGGTAGTGAAGCGTCGCTGACACCAATGCCAGTATCGGTCACCATTACACTAAGACAGAGATGATCATCAAGTGTATTCAAATCATATTGAACAATGATGCTGCCCGATTCTGTAAACTTGATAGCATTAGATAGTAGATTGCTCAGAACTTGGATGATCCGGTGAGGGTCGCCCACAACATTTTCTTGCCGAATATATTGCTTTTCTAACTTGAGCTTTAATCCCTTTTTGTTAGCCTGAAATTGTTGATCATGAATAAATTCAGAAAAGATCTTCTCTAAATCAAATTCAACCCGTTCGAGAGTCAGTTCACCAGCCTCTATCTTTGAGAAATCTAGGATGTCGTTGATGATAATCATGAGTGATTCGGCGCTACGCTTGGCTGTTGCCATGAAATCTTGCTGTTCTTCATCCAACTTTGAATTTGACACAAGTTCAAGCATGCCAATGACGCCATTCATTGGGGTGCGAATTTCGTGACTCATGTTAGCTAGAAAAGCGCTTTTTGCATCGGTTGCGGCTTTTGCCTCCTGCTCATGTTGTATCGCAACGTCTCTCTCCAGTTCGAGTTCCCGTTGTTTTTCAACTAATTTTTTCGTGCCAGATGGGCAAACCAACTAAG
Coding sequences:
- a CDS encoding PQQ-dependent sugar dehydrogenase; this encodes MMTMIRLLGIVCSVVLSGTVCAQEPKNRHSVSLQSYEYQLVTQGIDIPWGMTWLDKKTILVSDRKGELRVISNGLLLNEKVTGLPELRAQGQGGLLDVIVDPNYAQNNLIYFSYSGLEGEGDGAHTSVMRAKLQDFKLTDQTVIFEAGPNTTKGQHYGSRLAFDKQGYLYISSGDRGNRDVNPQRLDRDAGKIHRINSDGSIPADNPFVGHENANPSIYSYGHRNPQGMAMHPITGDIWTHEHGPKGGDEINIIQPSANYGWPVISYGVNYSGSSFTELTEKEGMQQPQWYWVPSIAPSGMTFVTSGIYPDWKGKIIVGSLKFAYLVALELEGDKVLSQEILFPGIGRVRNVTQGADGYIYVATDGAGIFKIVPSGTI
- a CDS encoding response regulator is translated as MIAILNSLEIKVDVANDGLEALAMLTHTQTSTFDLILMDCQMPNLDGYEATRRLRAGAAGELFSKIPIIALTANTMNSEREKCLEAGMNEYLTKPINTDALKSILAKYQPI
- a CDS encoding ATP-binding protein, translating into MVCPSGTKKLVEKQRELELERDVAIQHEQEAKAATDAKSAFLANMSHEIRTPMNGVIGMLELVSNSKLDEEQQDFMATAKRSAESLMIIINDILDFSKIEAGELTLERVEFDLEKIFSEFIHDQQFQANKKGLKLKLEKQYIRQENVVGDPHRIIQVLSNLLSNAIKFTESGSIIVQYDLNTLDDHLCLSVMVTDTGIGVSDASLPYLFDSFSQADMSTTRNFGGTGLGLAITKQICELMGGGITAQSKLGEGSVFQFSVQLVSPDPVIAQKNKLVLPLF